In Nitrospira sp., one genomic interval encodes:
- a CDS encoding ABC transporter ATP-binding protein: MAAEITIDLVKTFPGRPPIRARMVYPVQASTVLILFGPSGSGKTTILRSVAGLEWPEEGTIRFVSRTWLDTAAGIRVPPQGRHIGYMAQDYALFPTYTVAGNIAYGLSHLSSADRAKRVAEMLELFHLRGLEQAKPRELSGGQQQRVALARAVAPRPLLLLLDEPLSALDVPTRLQLRDELRSLLKQLALPSIIVTHDWAEALTLGDIMAVIDAGRVLQVGTPIEVFSRPQDAAVARVVGVETVVKGRVVSSAEGIARVGVNGTALMALNPEGAGPDVFVCIRAEDVMLERGLAAASSARNHLTGTVSAVTLLGALARVTIDCGFPLVAMVTRATVEEFSLTTGMRVVAAIKAGAIHLVSRQSD; the protein is encoded by the coding sequence ATGGCCGCGGAAATAACCATTGATCTCGTCAAAACCTTCCCCGGCCGTCCGCCGATTCGGGCGCGCATGGTGTATCCCGTCCAGGCATCGACCGTCTTGATCCTCTTCGGCCCGTCCGGATCGGGCAAAACGACCATCCTTCGCTCGGTTGCGGGCTTGGAATGGCCCGAAGAGGGAACGATTCGCTTCGTGTCACGAACCTGGTTAGATACGGCCGCCGGCATCAGGGTACCGCCACAGGGGCGGCACATCGGCTACATGGCCCAAGATTATGCGCTTTTTCCCACTTACACGGTCGCCGGCAACATCGCCTATGGCTTGAGCCACCTGTCGTCGGCGGATCGTGCCAAACGAGTGGCGGAAATGCTGGAACTCTTTCATCTGCGCGGGTTGGAGCAGGCCAAGCCGCGAGAACTCTCCGGCGGCCAACAGCAACGCGTGGCCTTGGCCCGTGCTGTGGCGCCTCGGCCGCTTCTTCTGCTCTTGGACGAGCCTCTCTCGGCGCTGGATGTGCCGACCCGGCTGCAGTTGCGCGATGAACTGCGCAGTCTGCTGAAGCAATTGGCGTTGCCGTCGATTATCGTGACGCACGATTGGGCGGAAGCCCTGACCCTGGGGGACATCATGGCGGTCATCGATGCCGGCCGGGTGTTGCAAGTGGGGACCCCCATCGAGGTATTCAGTCGGCCTCAGGATGCGGCCGTGGCCCGGGTCGTCGGCGTGGAGACGGTCGTCAAGGGGCGGGTGGTCTCGTCGGCTGAGGGCATCGCGCGGGTGGGCGTGAACGGCACGGCCTTGATGGCCCTCAATCCGGAAGGCGCGGGCCCAGATGTGTTCGTCTGCATCCGGGCGGAAGACGTGATGTTGGAGCGTGGCTTAGCCGCCGCCAGCAGCGCGCGGAACCATCTGACCGGTACGGTGAGCGCCGTCACGTTGTTGGGAGCCTTGGCCCGTGTGACGATCGACTGCGGATTTCCCCTGGTGGCGATGGTGACCAGGGCTACGGTCGAGGAGTTCAGCTTAACCACAGGGATGCGCGTCGTCGCGGCGATCAAGGCGGGCGCGATCCACCTCGTCTCACGCCAAAGTGACTAG
- a CDS encoding aminoglycoside phosphotransferase family protein, whose product MTSAAVITFLIDRRVLKAQDVVRHGVALHDQSRDRFLLRTLMVGDRPRMILKQARSQEGLIQLRNELRGLRQIRSTAARSIVPACYLADPARGVLAMEYLGAPQAASLSDESVLELGKVLGHLHQRNPFTKQSRLPNDLPWIISAFENTPAWRPPTFGKALSWLKGDHCVQRGLRRIQAEWQCPCLIHGDLKMEHCLERSGSERSAIVLIDWELAKYGDPAWDVAGVFYQEIVRLWIQSNSTALDSAEQGRRLDLGSLLVLMEIFGSAYVPLTREIGTGTDAFVRRLLLCLGARLMQLCFESIENDNDHAAPPPSLRLAELCFAELPMLARHVRGSWPH is encoded by the coding sequence ATGACCTCCGCAGCAGTGATCACCTTTCTGATTGATCGTCGAGTCCTCAAAGCACAGGACGTGGTGCGGCACGGAGTGGCACTTCATGATCAGTCACGAGACCGCTTCTTACTGAGAACGTTGATGGTCGGCGACCGCCCCAGAATGATTCTCAAACAGGCTCGCTCACAAGAGGGGCTCATTCAACTTCGTAATGAGTTACGTGGCCTGCGTCAGATTCGGAGCACCGCCGCCCGATCGATCGTGCCGGCCTGCTACCTGGCTGATCCAGCTCGCGGTGTTCTTGCGATGGAGTACCTGGGAGCGCCGCAGGCGGCATCCTTGTCGGATGAGTCAGTTCTAGAGTTGGGAAAGGTGCTCGGCCATCTCCATCAACGGAATCCCTTCACGAAACAGAGTCGCCTCCCCAACGATCTGCCTTGGATTATCTCTGCTTTCGAGAACACCCCTGCGTGGCGCCCACCAACCTTCGGGAAAGCGTTGTCATGGTTAAAGGGGGATCATTGCGTCCAGCGGGGGCTCCGCCGCATACAGGCAGAGTGGCAGTGCCCCTGTTTGATTCACGGAGATCTTAAGATGGAACACTGCTTGGAACGCAGTGGTTCAGAGCGCTCCGCCATCGTCTTGATCGATTGGGAACTCGCAAAATATGGTGACCCGGCTTGGGACGTCGCCGGAGTGTTCTATCAGGAGATTGTGCGACTGTGGATCCAGTCGAACTCGACTGCCCTTGACTCGGCTGAGCAAGGGCGAAGATTGGATTTGGGATCACTCTTGGTATTGATGGAGATATTTGGATCGGCGTATGTCCCGCTCACGCGCGAAATCGGAACAGGAACTGATGCCTTTGTCCGTCGCCTTCTCCTCTGTCTTGGCGCAAGACTGATGCAGTTATGCTTCGAATCCATCGAGAACGACAACGACCATGCCGCTCCCCCTCCATCTTTGCGGCTGGCGGAACTATGCTTCGCCGAACTGCCCATGCTCGCTCGACACGTACGCGGATCATGGCCACACTAA
- the modB gene encoding molybdate ABC transporter permease subunit translates to MNWIAIWVTVKLAALTALILLIVGLPIAYWVSFSRRRWKFLVESVVALPLVLPPTVLGFYILVAIGPHSPFGRLYAEVVGHPLPFTFEGLLLASVLYSLPFAVQPFAAAFEQVDRRLIEASWTLGVSKLATFFKLIVPLSTAGLVTGAVLSFAHTMGEFGVVLMVGGNLEGATRTVSIDIYDEVQALNYAAASKTALFLLVVSYLVLLAVYAVNRNVWAAWPRK, encoded by the coding sequence GTGAACTGGATTGCGATCTGGGTGACAGTCAAGTTGGCGGCGCTCACGGCGCTGATCCTCTTGATCGTGGGGCTACCCATCGCCTACTGGGTGAGTTTTTCCCGCCGGCGATGGAAATTTCTGGTGGAGTCGGTGGTGGCGCTGCCCTTGGTGCTGCCGCCGACCGTTCTGGGATTTTACATTCTGGTCGCCATCGGGCCTCACAGTCCATTCGGCCGTTTGTACGCAGAGGTGGTGGGCCATCCGTTGCCCTTCACCTTCGAGGGACTCCTGCTGGCCTCCGTGTTGTATAGCCTGCCCTTTGCGGTGCAGCCCTTTGCCGCGGCGTTCGAGCAAGTCGACCGGCGGTTGATCGAAGCCTCCTGGACGCTGGGCGTGTCCAAACTCGCGACCTTCTTCAAACTGATCGTGCCCTTATCGACGGCCGGGTTGGTCACCGGCGCGGTGTTGAGTTTCGCCCATACGATGGGGGAGTTCGGCGTCGTGTTGATGGTCGGCGGAAACCTTGAAGGCGCGACGCGCACCGTGTCGATCGATATCTACGATGAGGTGCAGGCGCTGAATTACGCCGCCGCCTCCAAGACGGCGTTGTTCCTATTGGTCGTCTCCTATCTGGTTTTGCTGGCCGTGTATGCCGTCAATCGGAACGTCTGGGCAGCATGGCCGCGGAAATAA
- a CDS encoding S8 family serine peptidase has protein sequence MTAKRKRTGGGGHLATSGPVPTDKSGRLSVLVEMRHYSGMSGATAMGAMREVGMAGFAMDEEFEPVPLRTTGEMGLTSTPETIIVRGTVRNEEAMAELRARPEVAGVWYDTPIAPFQFSHPHPEVKKNEAAGPCPIPPCDCDPATPKGTMADVATYLGVDKIWAAGFRGAGIVVGVVDSGITAQGRPVKAGETPKRIPRVIGGWPTADWGTESSKWGDHGNMCATDVLGMAPESQLYDLRVAGSGGSPGTISRALQAFQWAITQHQTNGTPHVLTNSWGIFQESWDATYARNPNHPFTRKVVEAINEGILVLFAAGNCGHTCADGRCGSETGPGKSIWGANGHPLVMTIAAVNKNEQYIGYSSQGPAALDANKPDFASISHFTGYFTSDSGTSAATPIAAGVVALLKQAKPALTQDACKQAIKNSAKDIGPAGFDPYVGAGILQAYSAYVKVKPPIVKTLVGPGCGIKTLRVSCKTVLPPICKTFVLKDCRPPIKTLRGPACLKKTLIPLCPPPPTLGGCPTLGGCPTFAPAFCTPPFPGNPPGFTPPQTWGWYPGYFGGSPWPPYPMAPYGVPYGFFPGGEQPYWGQGYDPASPQESETPESEQWGTEEWPEGSLDDPPQDT, from the coding sequence ATGACTGCCAAGCGGAAAAGAACAGGTGGCGGTGGACACCTTGCCACAAGCGGTCCCGTTCCAACAGACAAGTCCGGGCGTCTCAGTGTGCTAGTGGAGATGCGGCATTATTCCGGGATGTCAGGAGCCACTGCAATGGGTGCCATGCGGGAAGTAGGCATGGCGGGCTTTGCTATGGACGAAGAATTCGAGCCCGTCCCTCTTCGAACCACCGGGGAGATGGGCCTGACGAGTACACCGGAAACCATCATCGTTCGGGGGACGGTTCGGAATGAGGAAGCGATGGCTGAGCTCCGCGCGCGACCAGAGGTGGCAGGCGTGTGGTATGACACTCCCATCGCCCCATTTCAATTTAGTCATCCTCATCCTGAGGTCAAGAAAAACGAAGCCGCAGGCCCCTGTCCGATTCCACCGTGTGACTGCGACCCCGCAACACCGAAAGGCACCATGGCAGACGTTGCGACGTACCTCGGGGTGGACAAGATTTGGGCGGCCGGATTTCGCGGAGCCGGAATTGTGGTCGGGGTCGTCGACAGCGGGATCACTGCGCAGGGCAGACCCGTCAAGGCCGGGGAGACTCCGAAACGGATCCCGCGTGTTATCGGAGGGTGGCCGACCGCCGATTGGGGGACCGAGAGCAGCAAATGGGGCGACCATGGGAACATGTGTGCCACCGATGTGCTCGGAATGGCCCCTGAGTCTCAACTCTATGACCTGCGAGTCGCCGGAAGCGGTGGCTCGCCCGGTACCATCAGCCGCGCGCTGCAAGCATTTCAATGGGCCATCACGCAGCATCAGACAAATGGAACGCCGCACGTTCTCACGAACAGTTGGGGTATTTTTCAGGAGTCTTGGGATGCGACCTACGCGAGGAACCCCAATCATCCTTTCACCAGAAAAGTCGTCGAAGCGATCAATGAAGGGATTCTAGTCCTGTTCGCGGCAGGGAACTGCGGGCACACTTGCGCAGATGGCCGGTGCGGCAGTGAGACAGGTCCAGGGAAGAGTATTTGGGGAGCGAATGGTCACCCCCTGGTGATGACGATTGCCGCCGTCAATAAGAACGAGCAATATATCGGCTACAGCAGTCAGGGGCCCGCCGCCCTGGATGCCAATAAGCCTGACTTCGCATCCATCTCTCACTTTACGGGATACTTTACCAGCGACAGTGGAACATCAGCGGCCACACCGATTGCCGCTGGAGTCGTGGCCCTGCTCAAACAAGCGAAACCTGCCCTCACGCAGGATGCGTGTAAACAAGCCATCAAAAACTCCGCCAAGGATATCGGTCCCGCCGGGTTCGATCCCTATGTCGGGGCAGGGATCCTCCAAGCCTATTCCGCCTATGTGAAAGTCAAACCGCCGATCGTCAAGACCTTGGTCGGGCCAGGTTGCGGAATAAAAACTCTGAGAGTCTCGTGTAAGACGGTGCTTCCTCCCATCTGCAAAACTTTCGTCCTGAAAGACTGTAGACCGCCGATAAAGACATTGCGTGGTCCCGCGTGCCTCAAGAAAACGCTGATCCCACTTTGTCCACCACCACCCACACTGGGAGGTTGTCCGACTTTGGGAGGGTGTCCCACCTTTGCACCGGCGTTCTGTACGCCGCCATTCCCCGGGAATCCGCCAGGGTTCACTCCTCCGCAAACCTGGGGCTGGTATCCGGGGTACTTTGGCGGGAGTCCGTGGCCGCCCTATCCCATGGCGCCATACGGCGTGCCGTACGGGTTCTTCCCGGGAGGAGAGCAACCCTATTGGGGACAAGGGTACGATCCAGCTTCACCTCAGGAATCAGAGACACCTGAGTCTGAACAGTGGGGAACAGAAGAGTGGCCTGAAGGATCATTGGATGATCCTCCGCAGGACACCTAA
- the modA gene encoding molybdate ABC transporter substrate-binding protein: MLNLLTVVGVSLLLCVGSALAEQETFVIAGSPSVKGVLDRLGAGFERTHPDVRIKLYVDNGLELRRTIAGMENSMVGQYFIGRGPIHVVAPGGDEVLTRLEQKYYVLPGTKRSYAVEQLVLVVPESLVEAPDSLEALSRGTSRLAVADPSHTRLGAQTGAMLYALGLDAPFTGRLDVATDSRGVLDHVLSGQADAGILFGHEAVKEQERVRIVARVGKGYLPTVHSMAMERYCPNRSLCEEFLDYVQSAEAQAIVRQAGYGLPSSRRQ, encoded by the coding sequence ATGCTTAATCTTCTGACAGTTGTTGGGGTGAGTCTCCTGTTGTGCGTCGGTTCTGCATTGGCTGAACAGGAAACCTTTGTCATCGCCGGCTCGCCCAGTGTGAAGGGCGTGCTCGATCGACTCGGTGCCGGATTTGAACGGACCCATCCTGACGTCCGCATAAAACTGTACGTCGATAACGGCTTGGAATTGAGGCGAACCATTGCGGGAATGGAAAACAGCATGGTCGGCCAATACTTCATCGGCAGGGGCCCCATCCATGTGGTGGCTCCGGGCGGGGACGAGGTGCTCACCCGGCTGGAGCAGAAATACTATGTCCTGCCGGGAACGAAACGATCCTATGCGGTGGAGCAACTGGTCCTGGTCGTTCCGGAGTCCTTGGTCGAGGCGCCTGATTCGCTGGAAGCCTTGAGCCGCGGGACCAGCCGCCTCGCCGTGGCCGATCCGTCGCACACCAGGTTGGGGGCGCAAACTGGTGCCATGCTGTACGCGCTCGGGCTCGATGCACCCTTCACGGGGCGCCTCGACGTGGCGACCGATTCGCGCGGAGTCCTCGACCATGTGCTGAGCGGGCAGGCGGATGCAGGCATTCTCTTCGGGCATGAAGCGGTGAAGGAGCAGGAGCGGGTTCGGATCGTGGCGAGGGTGGGAAAAGGCTATCTCCCAACTGTGCATTCGATGGCCATGGAGCGGTACTGCCCCAATCGAAGCCTCTGCGAAGAATTTCTTGATTACGTACAGAGCGCGGAAGCGCAGGCCATTGTTCGCCAGGCAGGGTATGGCCTGCCCTCGAGTCGGCGCCAATAG
- a CDS encoding helix-turn-helix domain-containing protein: MKKSPQVEDSASVQNLLEETRQAKGLTRVALALRAGITRQAVHAIETNQYLPTTAVALRLAQALGCRVEDLFRLLPQEEIVEGEWSAASVSMKPSHLNTRVKVAKVGSRFIVRPVAELGEVMNYAVPADGLTLPGSHQSQRPQHPSRKVQVRLLRNRRVIEQEIAVAGCDPSVFLAGDYLRRQKEDCSVVGWTLGSAAAIDALKRGEVHMAGVHVVDAQSGESNLPYLRRHLKGSEYLVITFAVWEEGLLVAPGNPKSIHGVEDLVRPDIGLMNRETGAGARLLLDQQLAAAGITSAVISGYDRIGRSHFQVARTIAEGHADVAVGVRTAANLFGLDFLPLQRARYDFVVPKAHLKDHPGIEALMNILVSRSFRTEIDALGGYDMTETGTVHELRAH, from the coding sequence ATGAAGAAGTCACCGCAGGTTGAGGACTCGGCATCGGTTCAGAATCTGCTGGAAGAGACGCGACAGGCCAAAGGGCTGACGCGCGTCGCGCTTGCGTTGCGCGCCGGGATCACCCGACAGGCCGTGCATGCCATCGAAACTAACCAATACCTCCCGACCACCGCCGTCGCCCTTCGACTTGCACAGGCTCTCGGCTGTCGTGTGGAGGACCTTTTCCGACTGCTTCCTCAGGAGGAGATTGTCGAGGGTGAATGGTCGGCAGCTTCGGTCTCGATGAAACCTTCTCACCTCAACACCCGTGTGAAAGTGGCCAAGGTCGGTTCACGGTTTATTGTCCGACCGGTTGCCGAGTTGGGGGAGGTGATGAACTATGCCGTACCTGCGGATGGACTTACCCTTCCAGGCTCCCACCAATCGCAACGGCCCCAGCACCCATCCAGAAAGGTTCAAGTACGGCTTCTACGGAACCGCCGCGTTATCGAACAGGAAATCGCCGTGGCTGGTTGTGATCCTTCCGTATTCTTGGCGGGCGACTATCTTCGACGACAAAAAGAAGATTGCAGCGTGGTGGGATGGACTCTCGGAAGCGCCGCCGCGATCGACGCGCTGAAACGGGGAGAGGTACACATGGCGGGGGTGCACGTCGTGGACGCGCAGTCCGGAGAGTCGAACCTGCCGTACCTACGCCGGCATCTCAAGGGCAGTGAGTATTTAGTCATCACCTTTGCGGTGTGGGAAGAAGGGCTGCTCGTCGCCCCGGGGAATCCCAAATCCATCCATGGAGTCGAGGACCTCGTTCGCCCCGACATCGGCCTGATGAACCGGGAAACAGGGGCGGGTGCGCGCTTGCTGCTCGATCAACAATTGGCTGCGGCGGGTATCACCTCGGCGGTGATCAGCGGGTATGACCGAATCGGGCGATCCCATTTTCAGGTCGCTCGCACGATTGCGGAAGGTCATGCGGATGTGGCCGTCGGAGTGCGGACGGCGGCGAATCTGTTCGGCCTCGATTTTCTTCCCCTCCAGCGAGCCCGCTACGACTTCGTGGTGCCGAAGGCGCATCTCAAGGACCACCCGGGCATCGAGGCCCTTATGAATATCCTGGTCAGTCGCTCGTTTCGAACGGAAATCGACGCCCTCGGCGGGTACGACATGACCGAGACCGGAACCGTGCATGAATTGCGCGCGCACTAA
- a CDS encoding IS1595 family transposase encodes MTIKPTQTLSQLMQRFSTEEACKQFLQERRWPNGVECPRCGNNKVYELKSKPYHWVCKGKDCGGRNGYRFSVITKTVFENTNYDLRVWFQVIYLMTQSKKGISALQIQRQIGSGAYKTAWYMCHRIRAAMKDGSFAKLMGEVEIDETYIGGKDKNRHRSKKTHFAGISGGKIGVIGAIARKGNVVCEIIENTDRVTLSSFVRKAVDTRVSLVATDDHTGYARLKRELPHQSVNHSQGEYVRGNVHTANIDSFWSLLKRGVMGTYHNVSKAYLPLYLAEFSFRHNNRKNADIFTTVVANC; translated from the coding sequence ATGACGATCAAGCCGACCCAAACCCTCTCGCAACTCATGCAGCGGTTTTCGACCGAAGAAGCCTGCAAGCAGTTCTTGCAGGAACGCCGCTGGCCGAATGGCGTTGAGTGCCCGCGTTGCGGCAATAACAAAGTCTATGAGCTGAAGTCCAAGCCGTATCACTGGGTCTGTAAGGGCAAGGATTGCGGCGGACGGAACGGTTACCGTTTCTCCGTCATCACCAAAACCGTATTTGAGAACACCAACTATGACCTTCGCGTCTGGTTCCAGGTTATCTATCTGATGACGCAGAGCAAGAAGGGTATCAGCGCCTTGCAGATCCAGCGGCAGATCGGCAGCGGAGCCTATAAAACCGCCTGGTATATGTGCCACAGGATCAGAGCCGCCATGAAGGATGGCAGCTTTGCAAAGCTCATGGGCGAAGTGGAAATTGACGAGACCTATATCGGAGGCAAAGATAAGAACCGTCACCGGAGCAAGAAAACCCATTTCGCCGGTATCTCTGGCGGAAAGATCGGCGTGATCGGCGCGATTGCTCGCAAGGGCAACGTGGTCTGTGAAATCATTGAGAATACGGATCGCGTGACGTTGAGCAGCTTTGTTCGTAAGGCGGTCGATACTCGCGTGTCCCTGGTTGCGACCGATGATCATACGGGCTATGCCCGATTGAAGCGTGAATTGCCGCACCAGAGCGTGAATCACTCGCAGGGTGAATATGTGCGCGGGAACGTCCACACGGCTAACATTGATAGCTTTTGGAGCTTGTTGAAGCGTGGCGTGATGGGCACCTATCACAATGTCAGCAAAGCCTATTTGCCGCTGTACCTGGCCGAGTTCTCGTTCCGTCATAACAACCGCAAGAATGCGGACATCTTCACCACGGTTGTAGCAAACTGCTGA
- a CDS encoding IS1595 family transposase yields MNPTLPTTLQEAIQYFADPQRCQDLLSAMRWPQGPVCPNCRSHEHGYVKSRAIYQCKMCRKQYSAKVGTIFEDSPIKLDKWFCALWMLTNAKNGVSSYEVARSLGVTQKTSWFMMHRIRLALQHGSIDRKLMGEVEVDETYIGGKARNMHKDKQEKVLKNEGSFRKAVVVGMLERKGEVRTAMLNRASGKLIEQTIKSHVVHGSNLYSDEAHAYVKVGREYAHQVINHAERYVQGNIHTNSIENYWSLLKRGIKGTYISVEPFHLFRYLDEQSFRFNTRKDNDQGRFMLALSKIQGKRVQYRELIGQTTC; encoded by the coding sequence ATGAATCCGACCCTGCCAACCACTCTTCAAGAAGCCATCCAATACTTTGCCGATCCGCAACGCTGTCAGGACTTGCTGAGTGCGATGCGCTGGCCGCAGGGTCCGGTTTGCCCCAACTGCCGTTCACATGAACACGGCTATGTGAAGTCGCGGGCGATCTATCAGTGCAAGATGTGCCGGAAGCAGTACAGCGCGAAGGTCGGGACCATCTTCGAGGATAGTCCCATCAAGCTGGATAAATGGTTCTGTGCTCTCTGGATGCTGACCAATGCCAAGAATGGCGTTTCATCCTATGAGGTAGCCCGTAGCCTTGGGGTCACTCAGAAAACTAGCTGGTTCATGATGCATCGGATTCGCTTGGCCCTACAGCATGGGTCGATTGATCGGAAGTTGATGGGCGAAGTTGAAGTGGATGAGACCTATATCGGCGGAAAAGCTCGCAACATGCACAAGGACAAACAAGAGAAGGTGCTGAAGAATGAAGGCTCGTTCCGCAAAGCCGTGGTAGTGGGGATGTTAGAGCGCAAGGGCGAAGTCCGAACCGCCATGCTCAACCGCGCATCTGGCAAGCTGATTGAGCAGACCATCAAGAGCCATGTGGTCCATGGATCGAACCTCTACAGCGATGAGGCTCACGCCTATGTGAAGGTTGGCCGCGAATATGCGCACCAGGTTATCAACCACGCTGAGCGATACGTGCAGGGCAACATTCACACCAACAGCATTGAGAACTATTGGAGCTTGCTAAAGCGGGGAATCAAAGGCACCTACATCAGCGTTGAACCGTTCCACTTGTTCCGCTATCTTGATGAGCAATCCTTCCGTTTCAATACTCGGAAGGATAACGATCAAGGGCGGTTCATGCTGGCCCTGTCAAAGATTCAAGGCAAGCGTGTTCAGTATCGCGAACTCATCGGTCAAACGACGTGCTAA
- a CDS encoding TOBE domain-containing protein produces the protein MKLSARNQFQGTVTKITEGQAMAEVVVKVGQLDFVAAITEGSVKNMGLKVNDSVTVAIKATEVIIGK, from the coding sequence ATGAAGCTCAGCGCGAGAAATCAATTCCAAGGCACCGTGACCAAGATCACCGAGGGGCAGGCTATGGCCGAGGTGGTGGTGAAAGTCGGTCAGCTCGATTTTGTGGCAGCGATTACGGAGGGCTCCGTCAAAAATATGGGATTGAAAGTGAATGACAGCGTGACCGTGGCCATCAAAGCGACGGAGGTGATAATCGGCAAGTAG
- the modA gene encoding molybdate ABC transporter substrate-binding protein, translating into MKRLIAACLLLFCAASPVRAEEIAVAAASDLNFAIKDVIAAFERQSGHQVKLSLGSSGNFYAQLQQGAPFDLYFSADIGYPKKLEEAGLTVPGSLYRYAVGRVVLWAPTSSSLDVSKGMMVLREPTIKKIAIANPKHAPYGRAAVAAMEHTQVYADVKDRLVLGENISQAAQFIESGACDVGIIALSLALAPAMKNAGGYWEIPAEAHPPLEQGAVILKHSKQQDVARHFLAFMQGPQGQEIMTRYGFTLPK; encoded by the coding sequence ATGAAACGGCTCATCGCTGCTTGTCTGCTGCTGTTCTGCGCCGCCAGTCCGGTACGGGCTGAAGAGATTGCTGTCGCGGCGGCCTCCGATCTGAATTTCGCCATCAAGGACGTGATTGCGGCCTTTGAACGGCAGAGCGGGCACCAGGTGAAGCTGTCGCTCGGGTCGTCCGGGAATTTTTATGCGCAACTCCAGCAGGGCGCGCCCTTCGACCTGTATTTTTCGGCCGACATCGGTTATCCCAAAAAGCTGGAAGAGGCGGGCCTGACCGTACCAGGCTCGCTGTATCGTTATGCCGTCGGACGGGTGGTCCTCTGGGCGCCCACGAGTTCCTCGCTCGATGTGTCGAAAGGAATGATGGTGCTGCGTGAGCCGACCATCAAGAAGATCGCCATTGCCAATCCGAAACATGCACCCTATGGACGCGCGGCGGTTGCCGCAATGGAGCATACGCAGGTTTATGCGGACGTGAAGGACCGCCTGGTGCTGGGGGAAAATATTTCACAGGCGGCGCAGTTCATCGAGTCCGGCGCCTGCGATGTCGGCATCATCGCGCTGTCGCTGGCATTGGCGCCGGCCATGAAAAATGCCGGCGGGTACTGGGAGATTCCGGCGGAAGCCCATCCGCCCTTGGAGCAAGGAGCGGTGATTCTCAAACACTCCAAGCAACAGGATGTGGCCCGGCACTTTCTTGCCTTCATGCAGGGCCCGCAAGGCCAGGAGATCATGACTCGATATGGATTTACATTGCCGAAGTAA